One Anolis carolinensis isolate JA03-04 chromosome 5, rAnoCar3.1.pri, whole genome shotgun sequence DNA segment encodes these proteins:
- the LOC134299365 gene encoding uncharacterized protein LOC134299365 — translation MSREGDQSHDGAKGPPLGALPLAEETLQAIASSTGYPKPDGVTQRIPRGGRGVPAAAETSWGSGGSMPETVALRLSILETHLSRLSDTVGRIVPILEENLQKEHIRYGAEREPSKGGDWSQRGQRASTQSPAAARDEGDEEYWQELEFRDRMAREVERQRALGTLRPPSPTELPTPRMGVGVERPLGPGIGSSGLADEGGEEQEIQEEEEDVQYDGERRDAGATARPVCGWGEGPTAAAGFREPRRMTTGVGRGVIQGNPMQPFPMPPRQHQRAAEWMPRREDLKLEYGGESAELNFFLISIRGYMEDNAHTFPSEASRVRAIGNTLKRGAASWYVQLHARQDPCLRSVPRFLAALENRFRDRLEQLRARDQLRGIKQRDKTVPEYAEEFLHLAERVPEWSEVTKVELFKEGLRPEIFSWAAHRDDPETLQGWIQLAGRVESTLAQVKRFRSSGGQQRPVARGRGETRKQERPGGRPGIPSRGDDNKPKPGCFVCGKTGHRAAECWARKGEPPKPSKPKPATGRRAEEEVRAPESSEKLACDERRTEEEDEEKEGTMSWNPVTGLW, via the exons atgagcagggaaggagatcaaagccatgacggagcaaaggggcctccgctgggagctctgccgttggcagaagagacattgcaagccatagcttcctctacggggtaccccaagccggacggcgtgacccagaggattcccagagggggaagaggcgttccggcggcggcagaaaccagttggggatctggaggaagcatgccggagaccgtggccctgcggttatccatcctggaaactcatttatccaggctgtcggataccgtggggagaatagtgccaatattggaagagaatctccaaaaagagcacatccgatatggcgccgagagagagccaagcaaaggaggcgattggagccagaggggacagcgagcttcaacgcagagtcccgcggcggcaagggacgagggagacgaggaatattggcaggagctggagttcagagacagaatggcacgcgaagtggagcgccagcgagctctgggaactctgaggccgccatctccaacagagctcccaaccccccggatgggcgtcggggtggaaagaccactggggccagggatcgggtccagtggattagcagacgaaggcggagaggagcaggagatccaggaagaggaggaggatgtgcagtacgacggggaaaggcgagatgcgggggctacagcgaggccagtatgcggatggggggaagggccgacagcggcggcaggatttcgggagccgcgcagaatgaccaccggagtggggcgcggcgtgatccaaggaaacccgatgcaacccttccccatgcctcccagacagcatcaacgggccgctgaatggatgccaagaagggaagatctcaagctagaatacggaggggaatcagccgaactgaacttttttctaattagcatcaggggatacatggaagacaatgcacacacattcccctccgaagcaagcagggttcgggccatcggcaacacactaaagagaggagcggccagctggtatgtgcaactacatgccagacaggacccatgcctgaggtcagtgccccgcttcctcgccgcactggaaaaccggttcagagaccggctagagcaattgagagctcgagaccagcttagaggaataaagcagagggacaaaacggtgcccgagtacgcagaggaattcctccacctcgcggaaagggtaccagagtggtctgaagtgaccaaagtggaattatttaaagagggactacgccccgagattttcagctgggcagcgcacagagatgaccccgaaacgctccagggatggattcaactagcggggcgcgttgaatccaccctggcccaagtaaagcgcttcaggagcagcggcggccagcaaagaccggtggcgagaggtcgaggagaaacgaggaagcaggaaagacccggagggaggccggggattccctccagaggagacgacaacaaacctaaaccgggatgctttgtatgtgggaagacgggccatcgagcagcagaatgctgggcacggaagggggagccgccaaaaccctcaaagcccaagccagcaaccgggaggcgtgcggaggaggaggtgcgagccccagaatcttcagaaaaattg gcttgtgatgaaagaagaaccgaagaggaggacgaagaaaaggagggcaccatgtcatggaacccagttacagggctttggtaa